The Candidatus Margulisiibacteriota bacterium genome segment CGCAAAGAGAGCTGGCTGAGGAAACCGGTTTCGGCGCGCGCAAACTCACCTTATTATTTGAGGGTTATTCGCTGCCCGGCTACTGCAATGAATACATGTATTATTATCTGGCCGAAGATCTTTTTCCGCAAAAACTCCCGCCAGACGCGGACGAATGTATCGAAGTCAGGCCGGTGCTTTTTACCGAAGCCCTGCAGCTACTCGACAGCGGCCAGCTCACCGACGCGAAAACCACCCTGGGGCTGCTGCTGACAGCCAAATATTTAAAGATCTAGATTTCACCCGCTCTTGACAAACCGCAAAGACCTCTATATCATAAATCAAAAATAAGAATCATTATTATTTTTAAAATTTAAGACGAGGGTTGAGCATGGTCAAAACACGAAATTACAGTAAAAAAAGAGAAGCGATTTTGTCGGCGATCCGCTTGACCAAAACTCACCCAAGCGCGCGCTGGGTCTACGAGCAGGTCAAGCCCCGGCTGCCGGATATTTCGCTGGGAACCGTGTACCGCAATATCAAAGTCTGCCGCGAGGAAGGCTTGCTGGCTTCGGTCGGCGTGGTAAACAACGAAGAGCGTTTTGACGGCGTAGTCAAACCGCACCCGCACGCGATCTGCACCAACTGCGGCAGCATCATAGACGTCCAGTACGCTCCGCCGGCTGGTCAGCCGAGCCTGAACGGATTTGCGATCGACAGCAGCCGCACTGTTTTTTATGGCGTCTGCGCGAAATGTAGCGGACAGAAAAAAGGCTGGTTTAAAAAATTTAAGCGTCTCGGCTCTTTGGCCAGGAATTTTGGTAATAAATAAGAAAGGAGGGATAAGTATGGCTAAATACGTTTGCTCAGTCTGCGGCTATGTTTATGATCCGGCGCAAAACAACAATATCGCCTTTGAGGATCTGCCGGACGACTGGGTGTGTCCACAGTGCGGTGTCGGCAAAGACCAGTTTGATAAAGTTTAAAAATTAAAAAAAGAAAAGGAGAAAATCATGAAAAAGTTTGTTTGTTCAGTTTGCGGTTATGTGCATACGGGCAATGAGCCTCCGGAAAGCTGTCCGCAGTGCAAAGCTCCCCGGGCAAAATTCAAGGAGAAAACGTCTGACGGCTGGGCCTGCGAGCATGTGGTCGGCATCGCCAAAGACGCGGGGAACGACATCCTTGACGATTTGCGCGCTAATTTTACCGGCGAGTGTTCCGAGGTCGGCATGTATCTGGCGATGAGCCGCGTGGCCGAGCGCGAGGGCTACCCGGAAATTGCCGAAGCGTATAAACGCTACGCTTTCGAGGAAGCGGAGCATGCCGCGAAATTCGCGGAGCTACTCGGCGAGGTGGTCACCGCCAGCACGAAGAAAAATCTGGAAATGCGCGTCGAGGCGGAAACCGGAGCCTGCGCCGGCAAGCTTGATCTGGCCAAACGCGCCAAAGAAAACAACCTTGACGCGATCCATGACACAGTG includes the following:
- a CDS encoding NADH peroxidase, which translates into the protein MKKFVCSVCGYVHTGNEPPESCPQCKAPRAKFKEKTSDGWACEHVVGIAKDAGNDILDDLRANFTGECSEVGMYLAMSRVAEREGYPEIAEAYKRYAFEEAEHAAKFAELLGEVVTASTKKNLEMRVEAETGACAGKLDLAKRAKENNLDAIHDTVHEMAKDEARHGAGFTGLLKRYFG
- a CDS encoding rubredoxin, which translates into the protein MAKYVCSVCGYVYDPAQNNNIAFEDLPDDWVCPQCGVGKDQFDKV
- a CDS encoding transcriptional repressor, with protein sequence MVKTRNYSKKREAILSAIRLTKTHPSARWVYEQVKPRLPDISLGTVYRNIKVCREEGLLASVGVVNNEERFDGVVKPHPHAICTNCGSIIDVQYAPPAGQPSLNGFAIDSSRTVFYGVCAKCSGQKKGWFKKFKRLGSLARNFGNK
- a CDS encoding NUDIX hydrolase, with translation MNKPVYSCRIFDLYEDEIILPNGQKTTQTRLDHKPSVAIVALNEKKEVLLISQYRSAIQSALLEIPAGSVDRDGEKPAAAAQRELAEETGFGARKLTLLFEGYSLPGYCNEYMYYYLAEDLFPQKLPPDADECIEVRPVLFTEALQLLDSGQLTDAKTTLGLLLTAKYLKI